A genomic segment from Lignipirellula cremea encodes:
- a CDS encoding MarR family winged helix-turn-helix transcriptional regulator yields the protein MAHNDIADETLRAIRRILRKTSGYSRQLSRQSGLTVPQVLCLRFIAEATTETEITVAMVSQAVQLAPATVSRILDRLEDADLVIRERRSQDRRKVCLSLTELGRKQVDTLPTPLQEQFVARLRALPASEQRGLLDSLQKVVEMMEATDLDAAPLLESGEAPYDS from the coding sequence GTGGCGCACAACGACATTGCCGACGAAACCTTGCGGGCCATTCGTCGGATCTTGCGAAAAACGTCTGGGTATTCGCGCCAGCTTTCTCGCCAGTCCGGGCTGACGGTGCCGCAGGTGCTGTGCCTGCGGTTCATTGCCGAAGCGACCACCGAAACGGAAATCACCGTCGCCATGGTCAGCCAGGCCGTGCAACTGGCGCCGGCGACGGTCTCCCGGATTCTGGATCGACTGGAAGACGCTGATCTGGTCATTCGGGAACGACGCAGCCAGGACCGCCGCAAGGTCTGCCTGTCGCTGACCGAACTGGGTCGAAAGCAGGTCGATACGCTGCCGACTCCACTACAGGAACAGTTTGTCGCCCGACTGCGGGCCCTGCCTGCGTCCGAACAACGGGGACTGCTGGACTCGCTGCAGAAAGTCGTCGAAATGATGGAAGCGACCGACCTCGACGCCGCGCCGTTGCTGGAATCGGGCGAAGCTCCTTACGACAGCTAA